One Branchiostoma floridae strain S238N-H82 chromosome 1, Bfl_VNyyK, whole genome shotgun sequence genomic region harbors:
- the LOC118413093 gene encoding protein CEBPZOS-like, protein MRATLIKAVLFAEVGFIGASYIVWHRMNTSQDFRYYMHKKWPSVLEGFYKTGEMAGYRQARIEDYRTWGLPHPFEDLPKKS, encoded by the exons ATGCGTGCGACCTTGATTAAGGCAGTCCTGTTTGCGGAAGTTGGGTTTATTGGAGCAAGCTATATTGTTTGGCATAGGATGAACACAAGTCAAG atttcaGGTACTACATGCACAAAAAATGGCCATCTGTCCTAGAGG GATTCTACAAGACTGGAGAAATGGCAGGATACAGACAAGCCAGAATAGAAGACTACAGGACTTGGGGTCTGCCTCATCCCTTTGAAGATCTGCCAAAGAAGAGCTGA